ATCTTCATCTCTAATTCTCTCTAGAAACATCCAAAAGCCTGAAATTACAAGTGTTCATATATCCTTATAACAACATTCACTTGTTGCGTGGTGCATGTTGTTCATAAGACTTGTTATATCTCGAAAGCTATTTCTATAGAAACACACAAACTACTGAGATGGTGAAAAAATCTCCTTTTGGAAAGCATTTCAAGCCCAATTGTGTTCTAAGTTTTGTTCTCCATTTCCTAATTTTTCCAACATGAATTTGATTCACCATTCCTCTCATCAACTCTGTTAAGTTATAACAAGAATCCTAAATTGTTTGCCACTATCCTAAGTTCAAGGCCTTGCATAGTTATTCAACAATAGACAAACGATTAACTGATTCACCAGCCTTGCTATGAACTGAAACATAATAGTTAATTTTCACTGTCAAGATTCAGCTTAAGAGCAGTGGAAGGAACAGAGTAACATTTTAGCCCCAACAGTTTCTTAAAATCATAGACTTTGAATTTGTTAAAAAAGCATCAAGAAAAGGGTTTTCTCcaatagaataaaaaaattatttgtgaaCAGATTATGATCAATCGAATAATTAGCGTTCTATTCTGAATTGTTGTTTTGAAATAAAAATTGAATGAGACAATAATTAAAACCTATTTCCCCTGCTTCATAGCACCTAAAATCGACCAATCCATAAATAATATGATTACGATCATCATCATAATCATCATATGATACAGCTCAAATCAGTGTAACCCGTCAAGCAATACAACAAAAACAATCAAACTAAGCAAAATCTGCAACAACAGATGATAAATTTCAAATGGGTATCGCTTAAAAATTTGAATCAGTCAAAGAAAAAACAGTAGTTCACTCACCAACCAGTAAGGCAAGTTGGGAACAGTTTGACTAACAGCTAGCCAGATAACACCATAGCCCAAGAAACAACACACTGTACCAACCAAAAGGACAGCCCAAGGAGGGAATTTATTACAGGCAATACCAGGAAGCAACCCAACGTTCTCTCCTATATCATTGGCCACTCCAAGTATAGTTACCTGCTGCTGATTAAAACCCAGAACCGATTTCAGTGCAGAAGAATAGAGTGGAAAGTTATAAGCGTTTCCTGCAGCTATTTCCACCCAAACTGCTGCTGCCAAACCCACCCATGGTGGTCTACTTCCTGCTTTCAAAACTGGACCTGTCATCTGTAACACTACCACCACTGCCACTACTACAGCCTATAGAGATACAGTAGAAGCTGTGAGTcttttaagagagagagagagagagagagagagaatgtgggGGAATTGAGTTGATGATCCTTGGAAGATTGGCCGAGCAACTAGGAAACGGCATAGTCTGACGCAAACCTTTCCCATGTGGTCCCCCTACGTTAAATACGttaaaatacatttataaaagGTTGgatcttttgacttatgaaatcAAATAAAATAACCACAATCATCAACCATGTGgtctaaaaaaacaaaaaagatcacaatcaattttattttatttttgaagttgTTCTTTCGAGTCTCTGTTGTGTTAGAGCAAGAATAGAATAAGAGTACAAAGCTGAATCTAGAGTCAGTACAATGAGAATAACTCAAACACTATGGACACACATGATGAGCAACCCCATTAAGAATTCTATTAGATCTTGGAAAGAATCAAATTAGATTAGTTAAAGTGCCTTCTTCAACAAATCCATAGTCACCCATTTGAAAAAGAGGCATCGACATTCATATTTAGATACCCTTTCATCAAGAGGATTATGTTTTGTCACCATATTAGATTTGCTTGTATTGAAAACTTTTTTTATTTGTTAGAATAAATTGGttgaagtgttttttttttttttttttttatgtttagagGAGTTAACATCATATGAAATGGTGTCTCATAACATTATTGAATGTGTCACCCACCTAACCACAAAGTTCCCCTCCAGCCGTCGTCAAACTAGCTACTACGTGGGTCTAACAACCAGGAATATAATGACACGTACCATGATTAATAGAATCTAACAAAAAAATCGAACATTTGAGAATGTTAATGCAATGATAAGTATGTAACAATTTTCATTAAAGTTGattgattaatttttatttatttattgaaaacACAATTACAATAAAATTTATTATGCATTTATTGAATTTTATAGACTTTTATAACTTTTAATTTTTAAGCTGGCACACAGTATTTGTACATTAATATGCATACTAAATATCTTGTCAGATGCattaattagttttgtaaattttaCATTAACATTGGCACCTATATTAGACATGATCAAATGCATAAAGTCAGGGGTGTTCATTGGATCACATTCAATAGATTTAAGTtcatccgatccaatccaatttaTCATTGAATGTTAGATTTTTACAATTGATCTAATCCAATTGAATTGAGttaaccgatccaatccaatagaTAATTGGATTTGATCGGTTCCATCTATTGGATGCGTCCTCTGATTATTTATTGGATCGGATCCATCCAATCATTTAGagtctttttaaatataaatttcaTGTATATTTCAGTTATAAAACACACAAATTACCCATccaaataaaaatactatttagtTCTAATAATTTAGAAATATACATGTAATTTGATGTACAATTTTTAACCATTGGATGTAATTGGATTTGATATATTCTGAACACCGTAGATAAAGTCATTTAAAATAGAGTAGTAATATAGAGTAGTTTCTTcgaccaaatatatatatataaaaaaatctggATTTGAAAAAGAACATATCATTATTCTTTAAGATATATTTAAAAGATGAAATATTTATtgatttgtttttaataattagatatttaatttccATTGATAATAATCCATAATCACACCTCCAATatgtaaaatttatttaatttcacACTTTCTACCGCGCTTTTTAACCAATCTCcatgaaaatatataaaactcACTAGGGCTGGTCATTGTGCGAGTTGGTCGGATTACAAGACATTTTTACCCAttcaatgtaatttttttttattttaaatactagtactaatagtgtgaagtttatttttttaagcttaaaataatattttaaatttatagtaaaaaaataaaaccaaagttaattaatttatatatttatttgaaaaaatttcttatatattaattggcaatatattaataattgcatcacatatatcattaaaatgaaaaagaaaattaatatagtCTAAAGTCCaattacaaatataaatttaattaagtatatatataaatttaatatatttatttaaatgtattaaaaataataaattaataataagttcTTAATgagttgataattattttcaacccgtCCAATGTAACAATTGGTTTGGATTGCGTAGTTGGTTTGGGTAGATTATTCAATTGGTTTGGATTGTGTAGTTGGTTTGGGTAGATTATTCGTATTGTGCGAGTTGTAAAAATTTCTAAATAGCCCTAAAATGCCTATTGCTATTTCACTATTTATTGGTCCACCGATGCAAATGCACACTATTCTATGTCGTATTGGTCAAAATCACTTCCTTCTATTGTAATTTGTAAGTTCGTAACTTATCGATGTGCTCACTCATATGACACAACCATATATGACTCCAGAGTTTTTGAGCCTCACAAATATTCTATATTGATAAAAGCATGGGATGACATATGTCACAAGCACAGGTGGCGATTTTAGTACTAAAATAATTCTGAATGCTAAAGTTTAAATATATTGTCACTGTCACCTCCTTCTGGAACATGCATCTAAAAGTTCAACTGACCATTATAATTCCAGCTCTTTTTTTCTGTCATTGTCTAACAAAAGATTTAAATTTTTAGTAATTTTTCCAAGTAAAAGATAAATTCAATTTTTAAAGTTATAGAAGTTTCTAGTCAAAGGAAAATTCAGTACAGTACACAGTATTGATTTTAATCGATCGAGAAACTCAATCTTCAATGAAAAAGTTAacgtaattatatttttaatgaaataaataaataaattcacagtTACGTACACaaaaaacaattaaataattGTCAAACAATCTGTTATTTGTTTTCAAGAATTAAAAAATCATCAGAAAACAACCCTATCAATATTTCAACTAAAGAAATATTCTATACAACTACCAAAAAGAAAATGAACCATGACTGGAAGAATCAAGAATCTTAGGCTTTGGTCATGACAGAGAGTCGGCTAGGCCGCGGCTCGAAAGCGACGAGCCGCCGTTGATTGTGCGAAGACGGTCTTATCGGAGACGATAAAGATCTCCTCACCAAGTCCTCTCCTTCTACTCCACCGATCCTCACCAACGAGTTCAGCATCGCCGATCTTCTATAGCTCAATAGCCTACTCGTACTACACGACGCCGTTTGATCGTTAGCACTTCGCGCCACTTTCTTGTGGAGTGAGCACCGGAACGAGCCGGGGTGCGTCGTAGGGGAACACACGCACGTCCTCTTTCGGCTAGAGACTAACCTTCCGCCGTGGCTCTGCTTCTTCAGGGCAGAGATTGAAGGTCCTGGCGGAGTCGGCCGTTCGTACGGAGACCACAGGGAACGGGACGGCGGAGAGTGAGAGCGCCCGTAAATGGTCAAATGTGTGGGAGATGATGAGCGTGAGGCGAGCGTAGAAGAGTTCGAAGGAGACGATAAGGGTTTGTGATTCTTGAAAAGCGTTGCATTTTCCGATTTGGTTTGAGACGAGAGAACCGCCATAGTCGAAGTCATAGAGATGGATAGGTATGATGATTAAGAGGAATGAAGAATCTTCGAGgaagaatttgaatttttttaaagcaGAAGCGGCGTTTGGGTTTTCAGTTTGCCAAACCTAGAGTTCGTCAAGGATGCTCTATATATAATATAGAGGTGGAAGAAGGTGGGCAAATCGTAATTTGGTTAAGGGCTTAAATGGTAATTTGGTATGAAGTCGGTTAAAGGGGTCCCGTCGTTAGGGGGAGAAGCCCGCCGAATGCGCGATTGTGTTTCGCTTTCGGGCCCAAATCCTACGGGGTCTGGCGCAGTATTGTTATCTTCACGCGCAATCACGGTTCTATATTgaagatttttatttaattaattattttaagaatTGTTTTAAAAATTGAAGTATACATATTAAAACTTTGGGTATTTTGACTGCAGGAGTTTCAAAAAGAGTTCTATTGGtgggttttttttttgtatatttacaTCCTATGAATAGTTTTcagtgtaattttttttattacggTGTATGTTGTAGTTATTATTAGAGTAttctgtaaatttttagaaaatttcaaataatttataataccgaaaaactaaatttaaatatattattttacacgcacgtaaaaaaattagtcacgtacaacaacttattttaaacataattttcagtattgtaaattattcaaaattttctaaaaatttataagatactctaaataattataatatagacAGTCATAAAAATAACTCACACTGAGAATTGTTGAGAATTGTTCACGAATCCAAAATACACAAAAACTCCACTTGTATTAGGGTTGTACGCGGTGCGGGTGGTGCGGTTTTTGACTATTTTTTCAAACCAACCCGCGGATGCGGTTTTTCTAATTTTCCATACCGCACCCGCACCGCAAAACTAAAAAATCGCATAAACCGCACCGCAAAAAAATGGTGCGGTGTGGTGCGGTTTGGGTGGTTTGGACTACcgccaaataattaaactatcataaataatcatattaatatttcaGCAACACCTAAagcttgaaaataaaaaataagaaaacttTCAACAATACAATAATCTTAATAATGGCTCAACAAAATActtaagaaaatacaacaaacttGAGACTAATAAAGttacaacaacaacaactatAAGTCAATAATCTTAATAAAGTTTCAGCAACACACCTAAAACAACATAGAACAAACTTGAGACTAATTAAATTTCAACATCAATATGAAAGATACAACTAAAATACTTTCAGCAATAGAATTAGTGGGCTTTGGGTTGGGCTTTAACATATTagacttaaataaatataaaaaaatagtatttttataatatgcggtgcggtgcggtttgaaccgcattttaataattcaaaaccgcaaaccgcaccgcaccgcgcAATTTAGTGAAAATTCAAACCGCGACCGTACTGCGAAGAATTTCAAACCACATTTTTTTtgcggtgtggtgcggtgcgggCAGTTTGGGCGGTTTGATGAACAACCCTAACTTGTATGACATATGTTTGAAGCCCCTACATTAGAATCTCTCTAAAACATTTGTtgatattaaaatataattataatattattatcttAATAAAAATATAGCTaatgaaaaatacaaaattttaaattataatcgcttaaattaatatttaaaaattcttattgtcaagaaaaaaaatatttaactcTTTTAAAGCCTTCCGATTATAGAAACCCACGCGCTATAAGTGGTATAAGTGGGAGTGGCAATGTAATTTGGTGAATTGAACATAATGCTGGAATGGGCGGGAATAGTCAAAGGGTTTTCAACGAAATTGACAAGGTGCCACGTGTAAATTCAGAATAAAATATGTTTTATTATTGCATTTTAACAAAATAATGTgactaaccaaaaaatttataGGTAATAATACACCATaagcattttaaaaaaaaattaattaccaaaaaaaaattatatttaccttaagatttttttttattttcttctcatATTAAAGTCTTAGcattgaaaatatataaaaaaattaaggtAGTGTTTGATTACTCAACAAAAATGTAAtggtaatagtaatagtaatggtaATAGTAATAAAAttgaatgtttatttttttattttgttgagACTTTGGAATTAGTGACTGAATAAGAATTATTGTGTTTGGTGTAGTATGGAATAGAATAGAatgaaattaatattattttgatgaaattaCCCTTATTgttataaatgaataattttttaatcaaattaacattattttgtaatattaaatttttttatacaccaaattatcattttattttaaattaatttttttttgaataaattacCCTCATATACAAATTAAACatacaaataataatgaaatttTAGTTATTAATACTcgtacaatttttttttagaaaaaaataatatcatTCTTTTTTTAGGGggaaaataatcatttttttagTACAATATCTTTAATACTTAAAATATGTACTTAGTTgaaattttttcataaaaaaaaaaagtaagtatCACCTTTTGGGAGAAAATCGGATGGGAAAGAAAGGgcaaataaagaaaaatattgtTATATTGGAAAGGAATGACCTTTCATCCCATTTAACTTAGGAAAGGTGAGTATGCCATATACCATAATTACAATTGCTATGGGAATGacttttcaaattttaaatgacAAACCAAACAAAAGAATAGCCTGTTTTGGAAAAGTCTTTCCATTCCAAATCTCTTTCCGTTAAACCAA
This genomic interval from Humulus lupulus chromosome 8, drHumLupu1.1, whole genome shotgun sequence contains the following:
- the LOC133796444 gene encoding uncharacterized protein LOC133796444 gives rise to the protein MTSTMAVLSSQTKSENATLFKNHKPLSSPSNSSTLASRSSSPTHLTIYGRSHSPPSRSLWSPYERPTPPGPSISALKKQSHGGRLVSSRKRTCVCSPTTHPGSFRCSLHKKVARSANDQTASCSTSRLLSYRRSAMLNSLVRIGGVEGEDLVRRSLSSPIRPSSHNQRRLVAFEPRPSRLSVMTKA